From Grus americana isolate bGruAme1 chromosome 11, bGruAme1.mat, whole genome shotgun sequence, a single genomic window includes:
- the LOC129211308 gene encoding 2'-5'-oligoadenylate synthase-like protein 2 has product MDMGQAVFMSDLTMVAANRLDSWIAEVLQPSTAFCKQVKQTVKQICDFLKENCFETGIRVLKTVKGGSAGKGTALKNKSDADVVLFLSCFSSYQDQKQNRKYILDLIKTRLHVCRQSLTFTVDIDEPRYKGPGNAPRSLSLTLRSNETLESIEVDILPAFDALGQVTQNILPKAEVYVDLLRVSSSPGEFSPCFTELQKKFVKRYPAKLKNLLRLVKYWYKEMLKPRYPTADLPPKYALELLAIYAWEVGTNSSESFNMAEGFRTVLELLCRYQEICIYWETYYSLQQREIGAHVKELLRRPCPIILDPADPTGILGQGNNWDQVAREAGRHCSLPYVNSTRPWNVQPARNVTIEVKQMTGTSLSKTVSPGITIRKLKAEIQQKWGIPWYRQRLVQQEQNRSSLILQDDKTLAVYGIFYSTTLILLQTEPQAMEVFVKDDKNRTTTYTVLPTDTVRQLKEQIQTRHGPPADQQRLTHGSRELEDRYTLAHYDIEPRSTIFMLLRLRGGAGPGHPQFPACSPS; this is encoded by the exons ATGGATATGGGGCAGGCGGTATTCATGAGCGACCTGACAATGGTGGCTGCCAACAGGCTGGATAGCTGGATCGCAGAggtcctgcagcccagcacggCTTTCTGCAAGCAGGTGAAGCAGACAGTGAAGCAGATCTGTGACTTCCTGAAGGAGAACTGCTTTGAGACTGGCATCCGTGTCCTCAAGACTGTCAAG GGTGGTTCGGCAGGCAAGGGCACAGCCCTAAAGAACAAATCCGATGCCGACGTGGTGCTcttcctcagctgcttctccagctaCCAGGACCAGAAGCAGAATAGAAAGTATATCCTGGATCTGATCAAGACGAGGCTGCATGTCTGTAGGCAGAGCCTGACATTCACTGTGGACATTGATGAGCCCCGGTACAAGGGTCCTGGCAATGCGCCACgctccctcagcctcacccTCCGCTCTAACGAGACCTTGGAATCCATCGAAGTGGACATCCTGCCCGCCTTCGATGCCTTGG GGCAGGTGACCCAGAACATCCTGCCAAAGGCAGAGGTGTACGTGGATCTCCTAAgagtcagcagcagccctggggagtTCTCCCCCTGCTTCACTGAGCTGCAGAAGAAGTTTGTGAAGCGTTACCCCGCCAAGCTGAAGAACCTCCTGCGCCTGGTCAAGTACTGGTATAAGGAG ATGCTGAAGCCACGGTACCCCACTGCGGACCTGCCCCCCAAGTAtgccctggagctgctggccatCTACGCCTGGGAGGTGGGCACAAACTCCTCTGAGTCTTTCAACATGGCTGAGGGGTTCCGTAcggtgctggagctgctgtgccgGTACCAGGAGATCTGCATCTACTGGGAGACATACTACTCACTCCAGCAGAGAGAGATTGGTGCCCATGTGAAAGAACTGCTGCGCAGACCCTG TCCCATCATCCTGGACCCTGCTGACCCCACGGGGATCCTGGGCCAAGGCAACAATTGGGACCAGGTGGCACGTGAAGCTGGCCGCCACTGTTCTCTGCCCTATGTCAACTCCACCCGGCCATGGAATGTGCAG CCGGCCCGGAATGTGACAATTGAGGTGAAGCAGATGACAGGCACCAGCCTGAGCAAGACCGTCAGCCCAGGCATCACCATCCGGAAGCTGAAGGCAGAGATCCAGCAGAAGTGGGGCATCCCTTGGTACAGGCAGCGCCtggtgcagcaggagcagaacaggagcagcctcatccTGCAGGATGACAAGACTCTGGCTGTCTACGGCATCTTCTACAGCACCACACTGATCCTGCTGCAGACTGAGCCCCAAGCGATGGAGGTCTTCGTGAAGGATGACAAGAACCGGACCACCACCTACACGGTGCTGCCCACTGACACCGTCCGACAGCTGAAGGAGCAGATCCAGACCCGGCACGGGCCTCCCGCTGACCAGCAGCGCCTGACGCACGGCTCCAGGGAGCTGGAGGACAGGTACACGCTGGCACACTATGACATCGAGCCCAGGAGCACCATCTTCATGCTCCTGCGGCTCCGAGGGGGTGCAGGCCCTGGGCACCCTCAGTTTCCTGCCTGCTCACCCTCCTGA